The following are from one region of the Microbacterium paraoxydans genome:
- a CDS encoding CGNR zinc finger domain-containing protein: MHLNPYGEYAVLLAASLANDWPEDRAGIEERTLALGMTQTFPPAPDDHAQVRAVIDDWLAIVDEPDPDARAALLNDQLATAGAYPRLTNHDDEGWHLHYRDDVRSLPFVLRAVINLGTALHLVTRGMNRLGRCDAPPCTNVVADVTRNGRQRFCSVRCANRAAVRRHRARVS, encoded by the coding sequence ATGCATCTCAACCCTTACGGGGAGTATGCGGTGCTCCTCGCCGCCTCCCTCGCGAACGACTGGCCGGAGGACCGCGCGGGGATCGAGGAGCGCACGCTCGCGCTGGGGATGACGCAGACGTTTCCGCCGGCCCCCGACGACCACGCGCAGGTGCGCGCCGTGATCGACGACTGGCTGGCCATCGTGGATGAACCGGACCCCGATGCGCGGGCCGCCCTGCTCAACGATCAGCTCGCCACCGCGGGCGCCTATCCGCGGCTCACCAATCACGATGACGAGGGCTGGCACCTGCACTACCGGGACGACGTGCGCTCGCTGCCCTTCGTGCTGCGCGCGGTTATCAACCTCGGCACGGCGCTGCACCTCGTGACCCGGGGGATGAACCGACTCGGGCGCTGCGACGCGCCGCCGTGCACCAACGTCGTCGCGGACGTGACGCGCAACGGCCGCCAGCGGTTCTGCTCCGTGAGGTGCGCGAACCGGGCGGCCGTGCGGCGCCATCGGGCGCGCGTGAGCTGA
- a CDS encoding cytochrome c biogenesis protein DipZ has protein sequence MDLIIIGLLGGLITGISPCILPVLPVIFLTGGAQSASYEGEAVPAKRSRPYFVIAGLVLSFTLVTLAGSLLLGLLNLPQDIIRWVGIAVLVVIGVGLIVPRFQHILERPFQRFGQREVKNRGNGFGVGLALGAVFVPCAGPVLAAIIVAGSTGQIGVGTVLLTVSFAIGVAVPLLVFALAGRSVIERIRAFRTKERALRIAAGVAMIGLAVGLVFNVPQALQRLLPDYTAPLQEQIADSEQVQDALDLGGLVNEENKDLDKCTNGATELESCGTAPSIKGIQQWLNTPDGEAIDLKDLRGQVVLIDFWAYSCINCQRSIPHVVAWDEAYRDAGLQVIGIHSPEYAFEKDPGNVSAGARDFGIEYPVALDNTLSTWTNYRNRYWPAHYLIDAEGTVRHISFGEGNYAATEAMIRELLQDADPDVDLPAATDVKDETPDVGATTRETFLGSSKDVNYGGGDEYRRGDGSFRFPDDQPDDSFALDGDWTVETQYVTPTADDARIRLQYRAAEVRMVVAGSGEVVVTDADGNAQTIRIDGTPRSYGLLEQDDIAKGTFTLEVPTGVEVYSFTFG, from the coding sequence ATGGACCTGATCATCATCGGCCTGCTCGGCGGGCTCATCACCGGCATCTCGCCGTGCATCCTGCCCGTGCTCCCGGTGATCTTCCTCACCGGCGGTGCCCAGTCGGCGTCCTACGAGGGGGAGGCGGTGCCGGCGAAGCGCAGCCGCCCCTACTTCGTCATCGCCGGCCTCGTGCTGAGCTTCACGCTCGTGACGCTCGCCGGCTCGCTCCTGCTGGGCCTGCTGAACCTGCCGCAGGACATCATCCGCTGGGTCGGCATCGCGGTGCTGGTCGTCATCGGGGTGGGACTCATCGTGCCGCGGTTCCAGCACATCCTGGAGCGGCCGTTCCAGCGCTTCGGACAGCGCGAGGTGAAGAACCGCGGCAACGGCTTCGGTGTCGGCCTCGCCCTCGGGGCCGTGTTCGTCCCGTGCGCGGGCCCGGTCCTCGCGGCCATCATCGTCGCCGGCTCCACGGGGCAGATCGGCGTGGGCACCGTGCTCCTCACCGTCTCCTTCGCGATCGGCGTCGCGGTGCCCCTGCTGGTCTTCGCGCTCGCGGGGCGCAGTGTCATCGAGCGCATCCGGGCCTTCCGGACGAAGGAGCGGGCGCTCCGGATCGCCGCCGGCGTGGCGATGATCGGCCTCGCCGTTGGTCTCGTGTTCAACGTGCCGCAGGCGCTGCAGCGTCTGCTCCCGGACTACACCGCGCCCCTGCAGGAGCAGATCGCCGACTCCGAGCAGGTGCAGGACGCCCTCGACCTCGGCGGCCTGGTGAACGAGGAGAACAAGGACCTCGACAAGTGCACGAACGGCGCGACCGAGCTGGAGTCCTGCGGGACGGCGCCCTCCATCAAGGGGATCCAGCAGTGGCTCAACACCCCGGACGGGGAGGCGATCGACCTGAAGGACCTGCGCGGCCAGGTGGTCCTCATCGACTTCTGGGCGTACTCCTGCATCAACTGCCAGCGCTCCATCCCGCACGTCGTGGCCTGGGACGAGGCCTACCGGGACGCGGGACTGCAGGTGATCGGCATCCACTCGCCCGAGTACGCGTTCGAGAAGGATCCGGGGAACGTCTCGGCGGGCGCGCGTGACTTCGGCATCGAGTACCCCGTCGCTCTCGACAACACCCTCTCCACCTGGACCAACTACCGCAACCGCTACTGGCCCGCGCACTACCTCATCGACGCGGAGGGGACCGTGCGCCACATCTCCTTCGGCGAGGGCAACTACGCCGCGACGGAGGCGATGATCCGGGAGCTGCTGCAGGACGCCGACCCCGACGTCGATCTCCCCGCCGCCACGGACGTGAAGGACGAGACCCCGGACGTGGGAGCCACGACCCGGGAGACCTTCCTCGGCTCCTCGAAGGACGTCAACTACGGCGGCGGCGACGAGTACCGTCGCGGAGACGGCAGCTTCCGCTTCCCGGACGACCAGCCCGACGACAGCTTCGCCCTGGACGGCGACTGGACGGTGGAGACCCAGTATGTGACGCCGACCGCTGACGACGCGCGGATCCGGTTGCAGTATCGGGCGGCTGAGGTGCGCATGGTCGTCGCGGGGTCGGGGGAGGTGGTGGTCACCGACGCCGACGGGAACGCGCAGACGATCCGGATCGACGGGACGCCACGCTCCTACGGGCTGCTCGAGCAGGACGACATCGCGAAGGGCACGTTCACGCTCGAGGTCCCCACCGGCGTCGAGGTGTATTCGTTCACATTCGGGTGA
- a CDS encoding isochorismatase family protein, whose protein sequence is MSRALLIVDVQNDFTEGGALAVPGGDAVATAVSAYLSSHADDYEVIVASRDWHDADGDNGGHFSTTPDYTDSWPVHCVAGMAGAEYDPLLVTDRVTHHVRKGQGRPAYSMFEGVTDDGATVAAVLSAAGVVTADVVGIATDHCVRASALDAIAHGVHVRVLTDLIAGVAPEPSAAALAELAHAGAELLESAET, encoded by the coding sequence ATGAGCAGAGCGCTTCTCATCGTCGATGTGCAGAACGACTTCACCGAGGGTGGTGCCCTCGCGGTTCCGGGCGGTGACGCGGTGGCCACCGCCGTCTCCGCCTACCTCTCGTCCCACGCCGACGACTACGAGGTGATCGTGGCCTCCCGGGACTGGCATGATGCCGACGGCGACAACGGCGGCCACTTCTCCACGACCCCGGACTATACCGACTCCTGGCCCGTGCATTGCGTCGCCGGCATGGCCGGAGCCGAGTATGATCCGTTGCTCGTGACCGACCGCGTCACCCACCACGTGCGCAAGGGCCAGGGCCGCCCGGCCTACTCGATGTTCGAGGGGGTGACCGACGACGGTGCGACGGTCGCCGCGGTGCTGAGTGCGGCCGGCGTCGTGACGGCCGATGTCGTCGGCATCGCCACGGACCACTGCGTCCGGGCTTCTGCGCTCGACGCGATCGCCCACGGCGTCCACGTCCGTGTGCTCACCGACCTGATCGCCGGGGTCGCCCCCGAACCCAGTGCCGCTGCTCTCGCCGAGCTTGCACACGCCGGTGCCGAACTGCTGGAGAGCGCGGAGACGTGA
- a CDS encoding DUF1697 domain-containing protein, translated as MSRSVLLLRAVNVSGRNSVPMMRLRELLAAETDLGDASTYIASGNILCATPREPAAACATVRALIAAEFGVDTPVIHRTHAELAESEAAQPFPEGELKLVHAMFLDGEPAPGALEALHERLMPGERLALVGHDLWIDYAPGGVHTTKLSKAVLDRALGVPGTARNLRTVRKLIALTA; from the coding sequence GTGAGTCGCAGCGTCCTCCTCCTCCGCGCGGTCAACGTCAGCGGACGCAACAGTGTGCCGATGATGCGGCTGCGCGAGCTGCTCGCCGCCGAGACCGACCTGGGGGACGCCTCCACCTACATCGCGAGCGGCAACATCCTCTGCGCGACGCCGCGAGAACCCGCGGCGGCCTGCGCGACTGTCCGGGCGCTCATCGCGGCGGAGTTCGGTGTCGACACTCCGGTCATCCATCGCACGCACGCCGAGCTCGCCGAGTCCGAAGCGGCCCAGCCCTTCCCGGAGGGGGAGCTGAAGCTCGTGCACGCGATGTTCCTCGACGGTGAGCCCGCCCCCGGGGCTCTCGAGGCCCTGCACGAGCGCCTGATGCCGGGGGAGCGCCTCGCCCTGGTCGGACACGATCTGTGGATCGACTACGCCCCCGGCGGGGTGCACACGACGAAGCTCTCGAAAGCCGTGCTCGACCGGGCGCTCGGGGTTCCCGGCACGGCGCGCAACCTGCGCACGGTGCGGAAGCTCATCGCGCTGACGGCGTGA
- the sigK gene encoding ECF RNA polymerase sigma factor SigK, which yields MLMEMVIDGMDVPEDGTAPQDAVADLLVRVASGDQAAFAALYDSLSSRVFGLILRVLVNRAQSEEVLQEVFLEIWQSASRFAPNKGQGRTWVMTIAHRRAVDRVRASQSSADRDVRAGFKDLGVAHDSVAERVELGIEGERVVAALTGLPEAQREALVLAYYGGYSQNEIAALVGAPLGTIKTRMRDGLTRLRTAMGVTA from the coding sequence ATGCTTATGGAGATGGTCATCGATGGGATGGACGTCCCCGAGGACGGGACGGCGCCGCAGGATGCTGTCGCCGACCTCCTCGTCCGCGTCGCCTCCGGTGATCAGGCTGCCTTCGCGGCTCTGTACGACTCCCTCTCCTCCCGCGTCTTCGGTCTCATCCTCCGCGTGCTCGTGAACCGCGCGCAGAGCGAGGAAGTGCTGCAGGAGGTCTTCCTCGAGATCTGGCAATCCGCTTCCCGGTTCGCTCCGAACAAGGGACAGGGACGAACCTGGGTGATGACAATCGCGCATCGCCGGGCCGTGGATCGGGTGCGGGCTTCGCAGTCGAGTGCGGACCGGGACGTGCGCGCGGGATTCAAGGACCTCGGCGTCGCGCACGACAGCGTGGCGGAACGGGTCGAGCTGGGGATCGAAGGAGAGCGGGTCGTCGCGGCGCTGACCGGGCTTCCGGAGGCGCAGCGGGAGGCGCTCGTCCTCGCCTACTACGGCGGTTACAGTCAGAACGAGATCGCGGCGCTCGTGGGAGCACCGCTGGGCACGATCAAGACACGGATGAGAGACGGGCTGACCCGGCTCCGCACGGCGATGGGGGTGACGGCATGA
- a CDS encoding type 1 glutamine amidotransferase domain-containing protein, with amino-acid sequence MTLTGNRVAFLATDGFEDSELTSPWEAVTTEGASATLIAPDGAAITGKNGHEQAVDLKAADASADQFDALVLPGGVVNADHLRMDHASIDLARAFFEQHKPVGVICHGAWILIEAGVVDGRTITSYPSLKTDLRNAGASWVDEEVVVDEGLVSSRTPDDLPAFNAKLVEEIGEGKHAGQTA; translated from the coding sequence ATGACTCTCACCGGAAACCGCGTGGCATTCCTGGCGACGGACGGCTTCGAGGACAGCGAGCTCACGAGCCCCTGGGAGGCGGTGACGACGGAGGGCGCGAGCGCCACACTCATCGCCCCGGACGGAGCAGCGATCACCGGGAAGAACGGCCACGAACAGGCCGTCGACCTGAAGGCCGCGGACGCCAGCGCCGACCAGTTCGACGCGCTCGTGCTGCCCGGCGGCGTGGTGAACGCGGATCACCTCCGGATGGATCACGCCTCCATCGACCTGGCACGTGCGTTCTTCGAGCAGCACAAGCCGGTGGGCGTCATCTGCCACGGCGCCTGGATCCTCATCGAGGCCGGCGTCGTCGACGGCCGGACGATCACGAGCTACCCGAGCCTGAAGACCGATCTCCGCAATGCCGGCGCGAGCTGGGTGGACGAGGAGGTCGTCGTCGACGAGGGGCTCGTGTCGAGCCGCACCCCCGATGACCTCCCGGCGTTCAACGCCAAGCTGGTCGAGGAGATCGGCGAGGGCAAGCACGCGGGACAGACCGCCTGA
- a CDS encoding fasciclin domain-containing protein — translation MFSTKKKVTAAVTLGLASAFLLSACSMGSGTSTEESSEPTTPESSESTPMEMDPAANLVGPGCEAYAEEVPDGAGSIQGMSQDPVAVAASNNPMLTTLVSAVSGELNPDVNLVDTLNGDEFTVFAPVDDAFATIDAATIETLKTDSDLLTSILTYHVVPGQIEPSDIEGMHTTVQGADLEVTGSGDEWMVNDANVICGGVQTANATVYLIDSVLMPPAE, via the coding sequence ATGTTCAGCACCAAGAAGAAGGTCACCGCAGCAGTCACCCTGGGTCTGGCGAGCGCATTCCTGCTCTCGGCATGTTCCATGGGCAGCGGAACGAGCACGGAGGAGTCGTCGGAGCCGACGACCCCGGAGTCGTCGGAGTCGACGCCGATGGAGATGGATCCCGCCGCGAACCTCGTCGGCCCCGGCTGCGAGGCCTACGCGGAAGAGGTCCCGGACGGCGCCGGTTCCATCCAGGGCATGTCCCAGGACCCGGTGGCGGTCGCCGCCTCGAACAACCCCATGCTGACGACGCTCGTGTCGGCGGTCAGCGGTGAGCTGAACCCCGACGTGAACCTCGTCGACACGCTCAACGGCGACGAGTTCACCGTGTTCGCCCCGGTCGACGACGCCTTCGCGACGATCGACGCCGCGACCATCGAGACGCTGAAGACCGACAGCGACCTGCTGACCTCGATCCTCACGTACCACGTGGTCCCCGGCCAGATCGAGCCGTCCGACATCGAGGGCATGCACACCACCGTCCAGGGCGCCGACCTCGAGGTGACCGGCAGCGGTGACGAGTGGATGGTCAACGACGCCAACGTCATCTGCGGCGGCGTGCAGACCGCGAACGCGACCGTGTACCTCATCGACTCGGTCCTGATGCCCCCGGCTGAGTAA